AGGTCGCTGTGGGTGACGCCGATGATGGACCGACGCCTGCGGATTGCTCTGAGGTCCCCCCGACGGATCAAACGCCTGATGGAGGATGGTGTAAGCCCCAGGACCTCAGAGACGGTCTCCACGTTGTATAGACCGGACGGGGTGATCCCACGGGCGGTAAGAAGGTCGTTCAGCATTGAACACTCCAGGTAGGCGCACGGCGCTCTGATCCGTCTGGAGGAACAAAAGGTGTCAGCAGGTGGCAAACCGCTTGTTTCGGGTGAGGAGGTGAAAGGAGGTGCCACTATGGACACCAAACACACATACTCACTCGCCCAGGTCGAAGGCATGACCGGCATTCCCGCTGAGGAGGTTCACTCCCGGATCTGGCGGGGTGAGCTTCCAGGGGACGGCAACATGGCGATGCCTGGGAATCGTCGCGCCGGAACAGTCAACGAGGCAACCATGGAGCAACTTGTGGGAGAATGTCGTGCCCGCCGGGTTGCTGCGATACAGCCTCCACCCGTCACACGTTCCCACTTCCAGGCGATCCCGTTGGATCAGGCGGCATTGGAACTGGGCGTGACGAAACAGGTCGTTGAGGGGTTGCTGTACAAAGGTGAGCTTGAGGGTCCGATGCTCAACCAGCGGTATACCGGTGTCACGCCAGGATCACTGCGCACGTACATCAGGCGTCAGGAGGAAGCATCGCTGATGGAAGCCGTCGAACAGGTGCTGGTCCCGGCGGAGGTGGATGATCCAGGGGTGTACGCTCAGCAGGGCGTGAGGGTTGATCTGCTCTCGCTGGAGGGACTGAAGGCGATCCTGACAGGACGGAACCGTACCTAATCCCTGCTCCCGTCACACCACGATTACCTTTGCGTGGTGTTTGTACCCCTCATGTCGCGTCTCTATGGATTCGATTTGAGGGGTTCACTTCTATGTGGCGATTGGAAGTGTGATGGATGTTGAGAACAGGAGGACTCACTTTTACGGATGTACAAGGAGCGACATTGTTGGTGTATTTAATAGATAGGTACATCATATCGATGAATTGGATTCAGATACTGTACATGACATGATGTGTTACATGATTTTGATACACGGTAGTCATGGCATATCATAGAAGAATATCACGACTTGATAATTGCTCTGTATGGCGACAGTCATCTCATGATCGGATCAAATTACTGCAATCACATGAGGGTCTGATGTTGCTTCTATATGGGTGACATTAGACGGGTACTAATCCTGATGTCAATCATGACAGATCTAATTCCAAGCAAGGTTGATGGCGACTATTATGTCGTGACCTATCGAGTATTATGTCGTGACCTATCGAGGATCAACTTGTGATGTAATAAGCGTTGGATTACGCTGATAGCATGTTCTGATTACTCGGTGCATGATCCTTCGACGGTCGTTTGGGGCTCCCTACTAAAGCAACCCGGTTCATGTACTGGAGCTGAGGTGCTCAAGCTTGCTTCGAGGAGCAGCCCTGGAACGACTGGTCGGTCAGATGGGGTCCGTGAGTCCGAGGGCTTGGTTCCATACCGTCCTGGGGTGCGCTATTAAAGAGCAACCCGGTTCATGTACTGGGACTGACCGTCTCTGGAGTCCCCTTATAAAGCAACCCGACTCTTGTACTGCCAACGGTGGGGCTAGGCAGCTCCCCGCTCCCTGATCGGGGCTGTGACCTCCACAGCCTCAGACTGGAGGGCTCCAGGGGTGTGGGCGGTGTCCATCAGTTCCTCAGGACTCGGAAGGTGGAAGCCCTCGTAGTATCGCTCGCTGTTCGAGGACTTGGTGTTGATCCCGGTTGCTGCTTTGACTGCCTTGCCGAACACGCGAGGATCGACCTCCAGATCGGGGTGCCATGCCTTGAAGGTGGCAAACAGTTCCTTGGTGCTGGCCTGACCGCCTGACCGGGTGAAGGCAATCAGATCGATCACGTCATCCTCCAAGTCGGCAACCCGCCTCTTGGACTGGGCGTCTACATCGACGAACCCGAGGAAGGGGGTGAAGGGGGCTACCCGATCCCAGGTCAACCGGATGCCCTCCTCTGACCATTGGTAGTCCGATTTGGGGTTGTAGTGCTTCTGGATCAGACGGACGGTGCTCTCCTGGTCCTGACGGAAGTAGTGCCGGAGGTTGCAGACGACCTTTGCCAGTGCCATCACGGGTTTGTCAAATTGCCGATGTTCCGCGTGGTCGAATGCCTGGGTGAGGTAGTAGATTGCCTTATCTCGTCGGACGGAAGCGGGTCCGGTTGCCGTGACCCAAGGCAGGCGGTTGGCAGTGCCCGTCCGGATAGGGGGCACGTTCTTTCGGCGGGCGGCTTTGGATGAGGGGGTCGGTTCGGCGGTCATGGGTCCTCCTGACGGGTGGATAAAGGGGGTGTCAGGAGCGATCTGCCCTCTGACCGGACCCTATACCACCTCGCTAGGACAAGAGCCCCTTAACCCGCCCGGGGCAGGTCCTCGTCGGGGCGGTGACCTCGGTTCAAAGGTTGACCACCCCTGTGCCATCGGTCAGGACGCTGGAGGGAGTCTCAAAAACCCCACCCGGGGGGGGTGAGGCGTGTGGAGGGGGAGGGCTGTCTTGGTGACGGTAAAACGATGGTCATGTGATGCGAAAAGCACTGATAAATAAGGCTGATCGCATTGTTTTCTATTGCACAATCGGATGATTTGGACTACACTTTGGGGTGAGAAAGCCTGTGTTGACAATTGTTTTCGGATTACGTGTTGTGTTGATCATCTAGCGAATAGAATCCGACCGTAGATCGTCACGGTATTTCCATGGCGACTGGCAGGGCTCTGGAAGAACAGAAGGCGGGTTTGGGGGGGCTCAGGGCTTCGGCGTTAGCTCTGCCTCAGGGGCAGGCACCCCAGCGGGTTTCTGTCTACGTGGGGACCCGCACCGACACTTTTAGGAGGATGGATGAACGCAAAAAAGGCGAAGACCCCCGGGCGTGTCATCGGCTACTGCCGGGTGAGCACCTCGGATCAGGCGGACTTCGGGGTCAGTCTGGATGCCCAGACGGAGAAGATCCGGGGATGGTGCGAGGTCCACGGCTACGAGGCGGGGGAGATCCTGGTGGATCGGGGGCTGAGTGGGGGGCGTTCCGACAACCGCCCCGCCTTGCAGGAAGCCTTGCGCCTGATTGGGCGGGGGGACTCCCTGGTGGTCTACAGCCTCAGCCGCCTTGCCCGGAGCACGCGGGATACCCTGGCGATTGCGGAGAGCCTGGAGCGCCGTGGGGCGGATCTGGTGTCCCTCTCGGAGCGGATCGATACCACGTCCTCCACGGGGAAGATGGTGTTCCGGCTCCTGGCGGTCCTCAGTGAGTTCGAGCGGGACGTGGTGTCCGAGCGCACGTCCATGGCGATGCGACACCTCCGGTCCTGCGGCAGATACACGGGCGGCTTTGAACCCTACGGGTATCGCAGCGTGGAGGGGGCGCTCCAGGTGGTGCCCGAGGAGATGGAGACCATCCGCCTGATTCATCACCTGCGGGGGGAGGGGGAGTCCCTGCGGTCGATCAGCAAGCGGCTGTCCGGGCACGGCATCCAGTCCCGCGCAGGGAAACCCCTTCATCCGGCACTGATCGCCCGGATTCTAAAAGGAGACGGTCATGAGTGATTCCAAGCTGCCTGACACCGCTCAGGACGATTCCCAGGAGGTTCAGGGGCAGGACTTGCTGCTGACCATGGGGAACCGCCGTTACCGCGTCCGGGGGTGGCACAAGCCCCTGAACCCCGAAGCCCTCAAGGTCAACCTGATGGTGACCCAGGCGGAGCGTTTCCATGTGGATTCCCTGGATCTCTATCAGGCGAGGGCACGAACCGCCTTCGTCCGTCAGGCGAGCCTCGAACTGGGGGCAGGGGAGGACACCCTGAAACTCGAACTGGGGAAGGTGCTCAGGAAGGTGGAGGGCATCCAGGCGGACCTGCTGGAGGAAACCCTGCGCAAGCGGGACCCACGTCCCGAACTGACGGCAGGCGAGGAAGCGGAGGCGCTGGAGCTGCTGACCGCCCCGGACCTGATCCAGAAGGTGCTGTGCGACTTCCAGGCGCTTGGCGTGGTGGGGGAGGAGCCCAACATCCTGACCGGCTACCTCGCGGCGGTATCCCGGCTCCTGGATCGCCCCCTGGCGCTGCTCATCCAAAGTGCCAGTGCCGCCGGGAAAACGAGCTTGATGGACGCGGTGCTGGATCTTATGCCGGAGGAATCCCTGGTGCGCTATTCCGCCATGACCGGGCAATCCGTCTTCTACATGGGGGACCGGAGCCTGTCCCATAAGATCCTCTCCATCTCCGAGGAGGAGGGCGCACGGCAAGCCAGCTATGCCCTCAAGCTCCTCCAGTCTGAGGGACGGGTGACCATGGCATCCACCGGCAAGGACCCCAACACGGGGATGCTGGTGACCCATGACTACACGGTGGAGGGTCCGGTGATGCTGTTCCTCACCACGACCGCCGTGGATCTGGATGAGGAGCTGCTGAACCGCTGCCTGGTTCTGACGGTGGATGAAAGCCGTGAGCAGACCCGAGCGATCCACAGCCGCCAGCGGAGCCTGGAGACGTTGGAGGGGTTCGTGGCGCGCCGGGAGCGGGAACGCCTCACCCGACTCCACCGGAACGCCCAGCGGCTCCTGCAACCCCTGGCGGTGGTCAACCCCTATGCGGATCAACTGAGCTTCCGGGACGATCAGACGAGATCCCGGCGCGATCATGTGAAATACCTGACCCTGATTCGCTCCATTGCCTTGCTTCACCAGTTTCAGCGCGAGGTGAAGACCCTTACCCATCAGGGGCAGGAGCTGCCATACATCGAGGTGATGCCCTCAGACATCCTTCTGGCGAATGAGCTTGCCCAGGAAGTCCTGGGGCGCACCGTGGATGAGCTGCTGCCCCAGACCCGGAAGCTGGTGCGGCTGCTCCATGGGTGGGTAACCCAGGCGTGCGAGGCGTCAGGCATCCCCCTGAGTGACTGCCGCTTCACCCGTCGGCAGCTCCGGGAGGCGCTAGGATGGGGGGATACTCAGCTCAAGGTGCATCTCTCGCGCTTGGTGGACCTGGAGCTGCTTCTGGCGCACCGGGGCAGGCAGGGGAAGGCGTACGCCTACGAACTGGTGTATCAAGGGGAGGACGAAGCCGGACGGGCGAGGCTCCTGGGTCTCATCGACTGCGCGCAACTCACCATGGGGGAGGTTACTCCACGGGGCAGGAAGGCGAACCTCACGCCCCTTGGTCAGGGGGTGGTCGGGCATCGGTCGGGGGACGGTCAGGGCGCGATTATTGGGGGGGATGCTGATCCCATCGAGCTTTCCAGCGAACCGGGGCAATCTGGGGCGGAACCCGCGTCACCCCCTATCACCCGGCGCAGGCGAACCGCTCAGGGGGTGCGCTGATGCTGCGGAAGCGACCCAAGCCGCCCATCGGCGATATCCACGACCCTGAGGGGCTCTACAACCTCATGCGGCGCTTCCTGGCGTGCATGGAGGAGAAACACTGTTCCCAGGAGACCGTCAGCACCCGGGAGCGGCATCTGCGCTGGTTCCTTATCTGGTGTGACGAGCGGGGATTGACCAAGCCGTCAGAGATCGACAGTTCCATCCTCGAACGCTACCAGCGACACCTGTTCTACTACCGCAAAGCCAATGGCGAACCTCTGGCGATTGCCAGTCAACACCTGCGCCTCATTCCTTTGGGACTCTGGTTCAAGTGGATGGCGAAAAAGGGCACCATTCCCAGCAATCCCGCCGCTGAACTGGAACTGCCCAAGCTGGGGCTGAGGCTCCCTAAGGCGGTTCTGACGGCGAAGGAAGCGGAAGCGGTCCTCGCCATGCCCGACATTCGCACGAGGATCGGGCTTCGGGACCGGGCAATCCTGGAGACGTTCTACAGCACGGGCATGAGGAGGGCGGAGCTGATCCGTCTGCACATGCACCAAGTGGACTTTGAGCGGGGGGTGGTCCTGATCCGGGAGGGCAAGGGCGGCAAGGATCGTATCGTGCCCATCGGAGAGCGTGCGCTGGCGTGGATTGGTGCCTACCTGGAGCGGTCGCGTCCGGCGCTGGAGAGGGGGCAGGATGACGGGGTGCTGTTCCTGACCAATCGAGGGCGTGGGTTCAGCCTCGTGAGGTTGACCAGTCTGGTGGAGGCGTACGTCCGAACGGCAGGGATCGGAAAGCGGGGAAGCTGCCACCTGTTCCGGCACACGGCGGCAACGCTCATGCTGGAGAATGGGGCGGACATCCGGGCGCTCCAGGAGATCCTGGGGCACGCCGAGCTGACCACGACTCAGATCTATACCCGGGTGAGCATTGGTCATCTCAAGGCGATCCACACCGCCACGCATCCGGGGAGGCTGGCGAAGGTGGGGCAGCATGGAGAGCCCGATGAGCCAGGAGGAGGAGGGGGCTGCCCCGACACCCGTGACCATGGGAGCACTCGGAACATTTAGGATGACATAAACACATGGAGCATAGACGTTCGATAACAACACCTTTTATTGTAATATTTACAAAATATTCATTGCGTTGAATTGTGCAACTGGATTGACTGTATTGAGTTCGATACTCCATTTCAGAATGCCGACTGAAGAAGATATCTATTTCGTCTGTGAAAGAGTAATAATCTAACTCATTGAAATACTGCACTTGCGGATCGATTCTTATGTGGAGGCTTAGTGCGGGACTCGCGAACCTGCATGGCTCAGACCTCCAAGCTCTGAGCCGTGAGCCTCTTCGTGTCCATGGAGGTCTGAATGAACAAAAAGCAGAGGACTGTCCGAACGTCCAAGATCCAAACCAAGGCAATCAGGTTCCGAGAGGAGTTCTGGTCCGATGTCCCGGAGGAAGACCTGTGGGATCGCTTAGTTCAAGACGGATGGGTGACCACTCCAAGGACAATGCCCATCATAATCAACATCATCGATGCCCTCACCAAGAAGGCGGCAGCAGGCTACACCTTTTTCTGTCTTTGGTCCCGAAGCTATGGCGAGAAGGTGGTCGAAATCGCAAACCCAAACGATTTGGCGGCAGAGGCGGGCTTCTCTGGAGAGCGAGCGGTTTACACCTGGCGGCAGCGCATGAAGGCATTGAAGGATCTCGGGTTCATTAAGACGCATGAGGGCACCCATGATTACCAGTTTGTTCTGCTGATGAATCCGCACAAAGTGATCAAAAACATGAAGGGCAAGATCCAACGGAATTTGTGGGCGCAGTTACTGAATCGTGGGATGGATATTGGAGCGAGAGATTTTATTGAGGATGAGGAAGAGAAGGAAGAAGCGAAGACCGAGGAGTGAAGACGGTGTATTCGCTCGGGGCGCACGCTGAATGAAACGCTGCAATGATGATCCGTGCATCACGGGATGTCCGGCGGTATGATGGTTTCAGTTCTTTGAGTTCTTTGAAAACATCAGAAAGACGTTGATAGGCGGGGCATTTTGGCATCTGGGGCGTGAGGATGCACCGGGTGTTGCAGATGCGGAAAACAGGCTCGTGGCTGTTGTCGTCACTGCCACCGGGCACCGGAGCGAATTCGGGTATGACGGATTAGGGAGAAGAGTCCAAGTCGTCGAGAAAGACCCAGACGCCAGCAAGGTTCTCCAGGTCACGAGTGACAAGAAGTATCTGTGGGATGGAGTGGAGATCGCGGAGGAGCGCACCGGGACCGATGGAGGGACTCTTTCGAAGGGGTTCTATGCCCAAGGCTTTGTGGATAGTGACGGGGCGCTGCTGGTCTTCCCCCAACCTTGGGACCAACTGAAATGTTCGGGTCTGGGTTTTAGGGTTGGCAATCAAGGACAGCGTGCTGCGTGATTCCGGGTTCATGGTAGCGTCTCTTCCGCCTGGACGGAGGATAAGGCAACGCTGGGAAGCGACCTGAGCGCCGATCCGGGGCCACCTGACGGTGGGGGCTGGCTCATGCCAGCCCTTCGTCGGTTACCGGGGGTGGCCCAAGGCGATAAATCCCGGGGGTTTGGGGGCAGAGCCCCCATGGCGCATAGGTCTGCGAACTCACTGGGTGTATGGAACCCCAGGCTTGAATGGGGGTGCCCTTCGTTGAAGGACCTCATGAAGGCCTGGGCGATCACCCTGGCTTCTGGCACGCCATGGAAGGATTCCCCATTCAGGCACTCGTCTCTGAATCGAGCATTGAAGCTTTCAGCCAGACCATTCTGCCAAGGCTTGCCCGGATCGATCAGGTGGGTGTCGACTCCTTGCTCTTTCAGCCAGAGCCCGATCTCCAATGAGACGAACTCAGGGCCATTGTCGCTCCGGATGAACTTCGGCACTCCCCGTTGGGCGATGACACGGGCCAGCACCTCTTTGACATGGAGCGCCCGGAAGGACCGACCCACCTCGATCGCCAAGCACTCTCGGGTGTATTCATCCTCCAGGGTCAGGAACTTTAGAGCCGACCCTCCCAGAGTCCAGGCAAACACGAAGTCGTAGGTCCAAACGTGGTTCGGAAACTCGGCAGCCCTTGGCACGCCATCGCCAGAACGGACCTTCCTGCGCTTCGGGCGCCGGGTGAGCTGGAGCCCCAGCTTTTGCCAGAGTCGGCTCACAGCCTTGTGGTTGACGACGATGTCCGCTCGTCGGAGTAGAGCCCAGATGCGGACCTGCCCGTAGCGGGGATGCTCCGAACTCAAGGCCTGGATACGCTCTGCCAAGCAGTCCTGCGGCTTCGGGCGTACGCGATAGCGCATGCCTGATCGGGATAGGCCAATCAGAGCGGCGATGCGCCGCTCCGGGATCCGCCTGGCTTTCAGCACCCGAGCCCCTTCCCGCTTCTGCCGGGCGCTTACCATTTTTTTCGGAGGAGCTCCTTCATGGCGTCGATCTCGACCTCGCGCTGCCCCAGGAGGCGCAGCAGGCGGGCGTTGTCCTTCTCCAACTGCTTGAGTCGGCGGACATCCGAGACCGTGCTTCCGGCAAACTTCCGTCGCCACCGGTAGATGGTCTGCTCGGCTACGCCATGCTCCCGGGCCAGATCTGCGATGGACTTCTCTCCTCGCTCGGCTTCCCGCAGCACAGCCACGATCTGCTCGTCTGTCAGCTTCTGGGGTCTCATCAGGGGGCTCCTCTTTCAGGATGGACCCTAACGTTTCCTTTGGCTCTCAGATTTGGGGGAAGACCACTGCTGTTCTACACCAGGGATCACCTCGGGAGCATTCGGGAACTTACGGACAATACACAGACTGTAAGAGCCCGATATGACTACGACCCCTATGGGCGCATGACGAAGATCAGTGGGGACAAAGACTCAGCCTTCACCTACACGGGGCATTTCTGGCATGCCCAGAGTGGGCTGAATCTTGCGCTATTTCGTGCTTATGACTCGAATTGTGCTAGATGGGTTAATAGGGATCCATTGGCTGAATTTGGTGGGTTGAATAATTATAATTATATAAATAACAATGCTGTTAATGACGTTGATGATCTAGGGTTGTGCTATAATTCATCTGGAGAAGTGTGGCAATGTAAGCTGAGATTTTTGGCTGCATTGGATAGCCGTATAAAGGCAATCGATCAACTGGAGGATATGCTTCGAGCTGAATATTTGAATAAAATAAAGCTTATAAATGAGCAAGTGGACATCATGAATCATCCTGTGACAGGGTGGGATGCGTCGAAGTCAAGATCTGTAAATGCTATAAATGCAGCATTCGATGTTCTGGATGAGGTCGCTAATGACTATGCAGGAGAGCGAATGCGTCAGAATGCCTATTCTCGGCTTGTTCGTCAATTGGTTATGCTGCAGAAAATGCGGCAACAGGCGTGGGATGAGTATAAAGAAAAAATTAAAACATGTAAAATGTGTGAAAAATGTTCTTAATTTTATTTGAAAGAGAGGACCTATGAAAAGGTATGTTCTGGTATATGTATATGGATTTTTCACTGCATTGATTCTGCTTGTTCTGATTTTTATTGGGTATGGGTGGCATGTGTATAAGCGTATGGATAATGCTATAATGCTGCGTGAACTTGCAGTAAAACAAAAAAGTGAAAAAATCACCAATAATATAAAGGTATATATTGAACCGGTGGTTATTTCATGTCTTCCATATGATGAAAGATCTGATTCTGTTGCAGTTTTTGAAATATTGTATGGAAAAGCTGAATATTTAAACGATAATGATCTTCAAGATTTAAATAATTCTTTCCGCGATTTTAGTGACAAAATGAAATCTCGTCCTGATCGAAGTGCAATTCTCGCGAGAGAATATGTGCTGGAATGTAAAAAAATAGCAGATAGGCATTAAAAGAGAGGTTGAATTGGCGTTGTGGCCCCTACATCCCCAGCCGCGCCCTGAGCTCCGCCGCGGCATTCCCCCGGTGGCTGAGGCTGTGCTTGATTTCGCTGCCCAGTTCGCCGAAGGTCCGGGTGTGGCCCTGGGGAATGAAGATGGGGTCGTAGCCGAAGCCCTGGAGGCCCCGGGGTTCGGGGGCCAGGCTGCCCTCCACGGAGCCGCCCACGGTGAAGGGGGCTCCCTGGGTGGGGGCCAGGGCCAGGACGCAGACGAATCGGGCGCTGCGGGGGGCACCCTCCGGGAGCATGGAGAGGAGGAGGGGGTTCTTCTCCGCGTAGCCCAGGTGGGCGGCGAAGCGGGCAGAGAGGACGCCGGGGCCACCCCAGAGGGCATCCACGCAGAGTCCGGAGTCGTCCGCCAGGAAGCCGTCCATCGGCTCGCGGCCCTGGGCGGTCCACCAGTCCCGGGCGAAGGTGGCCTTCTGTAGGGCGTTGTCCTGGAAAAAGGCCCCGCTCTCGGGGATCTCCGGGGCTTCACTGGGCCAGGGGGTGAACTCGATGGCGGGGAGGAGCTCGTGGAACTCCTCGACCTTGTGGGCGTTGCGGGTGGCGAGCAGCAGCTTCACATCAGGCTCCGATGACTTCCGTGTACCAGCCCTTGGCCCGCTCGGGGGTGATCGGGCCGTGGATGAGGGCGCGGCCATCCTTGAAGAGGGTGAAGCGGTTCTCCCCCTCGTGGCCGGTGAGGGCCAGGCCCGAGTCCTTCCAGGGCTGGCCGGTACGGGCCTCAAGGCGCTCCTTGAGGGCGCCCAGGTCGAGCTGGCGGGGCGGATTGACCCGGATCTGCACCCCTTCGAGGCCGCAGAGGGAGGAGGCCTTGAGGGACCAGCGGGCATCCAGGAACTCCGTGACCTTGTCGGTGCAGAAGCGGCAGCGGTGGGTGGGGGGCTGGATGAACTGGCGCTCGTTGTACCAGAAGTCGAAGCGGGCCACCTCGGGGTGGGGTTCCCGCCCCGTGAGGATCTTGATGGCCTCCAGGGCAGCCCAGCTGGCGGCGATGCCCACGGCGGGGCCCAGGACCCCGGCACTGTCGCAGGTATCCACATCGCCGCTGGCGGGGGGCTCCTCGATCAGGCAACGCAGGCAGGCGGTCTTCGGGGGGTTCAGGGGCCAGATCATGCCCTCGCCACCGATGGCCCCGGTGTAGATCCACGGGGTGCCGCTGAGGATGGCCACATCGTTGATCAGGAAACGGGCCTCGAAGTTGTCGGTGCCGTCCAGGATCAGGTCATAACCGGCCAGAAGCTCCCGGGCGTTGCCGGAGGTGAGATCGGCCACCTCGGCCTTCAGGGAGATGGAGGAGTTGGCTTCGCCGAGGCGCTGGCAGGCGGCCTCGGCCTTGGGGCGGCCCAGATCCGCCTCTCCATAGAGGAGCTGGCGCTGGAGGTTGCTCAGCTCCACCAGGTCCCGGTCGATGAGGGTCAGGTGCCCGACCCCGGCCCGGGCCAGCCAGGAAGCCAGCACTGATCCGGTGGCGCCCAGTCCCACCACGGCGACCCGGCGGTCATGCAGCCGGGCCTCGGGCTCCCGCCCCAAAAAGATGCGCTGCTTGGCATAACGGTCGATCATCTTCTCCCCAGATGGAAAGGGCGGGCCCGAGGCCCGCCCTTCAAGGATACCCTTCCGTCCTAGTTGACGGCGGGAGCACCCTGCTGGGACTGCTCCCACTCAGACTGGAGACGCTGGGCATCGGAGATGGCGAATTTGTAGACGTACTCGAAGCGGTCAGCGCCCTTGGTCAGGCTCATGATGACCTCGTAGACGCCCTCGGCACTGGCTTCGAAGGGGGAGGCGATCACGTTGAAGGTGCCCTCCTTGGCGCCGTCGGGGATCTGGACATCGGAGTCGCGGATGATGTCTTTGCGGTCGCCGTTGGGGGCCACGATGGCGAAGCCGAACTTGAACTGACCGTCCATGCGGGAGAAACGG
The sequence above is drawn from the uncultured Holophaga sp. genome and encodes:
- a CDS encoding IS3 family transposase, translating into MVSARQKREGARVLKARRIPERRIAALIGLSRSGMRYRVRPKPQDCLAERIQALSSEHPRYGQVRIWALLRRADIVVNHKAVSRLWQKLGLQLTRRPKRRKVRSGDGVPRAAEFPNHVWTYDFVFAWTLGGSALKFLTLEDEYTRECLAIEVGRSFRALHVKEVLARVIAQRGVPKFIRSDNGPEFVSLEIGLWLKEQGVDTHLIDPGKPWQNGLAESFNARFRDECLNGESFHGVPEARVIAQAFMRSFNEGHPHSSLGFHTPSEFADLCAMGALPPNPRDLSPWATPGNRRRAGMSQPPPSGGPGSALRSLPSVALSSVQAEETLP
- a CDS encoding non-canonical purine NTP pyrophosphatase, translated to MKLLLATRNAHKVEEFHELLPAIEFTPWPSEAPEIPESGAFFQDNALQKATFARDWWTAQGREPMDGFLADDSGLCVDALWGGPGVLSARFAAHLGYAEKNPLLLSMLPEGAPRSARFVCVLALAPTQGAPFTVGGSVEGSLAPEPRGLQGFGYDPIFIPQGHTRTFGELGSEIKHSLSHRGNAAAELRARLGM
- the xerC gene encoding site-specific tyrosine recombinase XerC produces the protein MLRKRPKPPIGDIHDPEGLYNLMRRFLACMEEKHCSQETVSTRERHLRWFLIWCDERGLTKPSEIDSSILERYQRHLFYYRKANGEPLAIASQHLRLIPLGLWFKWMAKKGTIPSNPAAELELPKLGLRLPKAVLTAKEAEAVLAMPDIRTRIGLRDRAILETFYSTGMRRAELIRLHMHQVDFERGVVLIREGKGGKDRIVPIGERALAWIGAYLERSRPALERGQDDGVLFLTNRGRGFSLVRLTSLVEAYVRTAGIGKRGSCHLFRHTAATLMLENGADIRALQEILGHAELTTTQIYTRVSIGHLKAIHTATHPGRLAKVGQHGEPDEPGGGGGCPDTRDHGSTRNI
- a CDS encoding RHS repeat-associated core domain-containing protein; translated protein: MLPGQICDGLLSSLGFPQHSHDLLVCQLLGSHQGAPLSGWTLTFPLALRFGGRPLLFYTRDHLGSIRELTDNTQTVRARYDYDPYGRMTKISGDKDSAFTYTGHFWHAQSGLNLALFRAYDSNCARWVNRDPLAEFGGLNNYNYINNNAVNDVDDLGLCYNSSGEVWQCKLRFLAALDSRIKAIDQLEDMLRAEYLNKIKLINEQVDIMNHPVTGWDASKSRSVNAINAAFDVLDEVANDYAGERMRQNAYSRLVRQLVMLQKMRQQAWDEYKEKIKTCKMCEKCS
- a CDS encoding recombinase family protein, with translation MNAKKAKTPGRVIGYCRVSTSDQADFGVSLDAQTEKIRGWCEVHGYEAGEILVDRGLSGGRSDNRPALQEALRLIGRGDSLVVYSLSRLARSTRDTLAIAESLERRGADLVSLSERIDTTSSTGKMVFRLLAVLSEFERDVVSERTSMAMRHLRSCGRYTGGFEPYGYRSVEGALQVVPEEMETIRLIHHLRGEGESLRSISKRLSGHGIQSRAGKPLHPALIARILKGDGHE
- a CDS encoding ThiF family adenylyltransferase gives rise to the protein MIDRYAKQRIFLGREPEARLHDRRVAVVGLGATGSVLASWLARAGVGHLTLIDRDLVELSNLQRQLLYGEADLGRPKAEAACQRLGEANSSISLKAEVADLTSGNARELLAGYDLILDGTDNFEARFLINDVAILSGTPWIYTGAIGGEGMIWPLNPPKTACLRCLIEEPPASGDVDTCDSAGVLGPAVGIAASWAALEAIKILTGREPHPEVARFDFWYNERQFIQPPTHRCRFCTDKVTEFLDARWSLKASSLCGLEGVQIRVNPPRQLDLGALKERLEARTGQPWKDSGLALTGHEGENRFTLFKDGRALIHGPITPERAKGWYTEVIGA
- a CDS encoding transposase, producing MRPQKLTDEQIVAVLREAERGEKSIADLAREHGVAEQTIYRWRRKFAGSTVSDVRRLKQLEKDNARLLRLLGQREVEIDAMKELLRKKW